One Pseudomonas muyukensis DNA segment encodes these proteins:
- a CDS encoding multidrug efflux RND transporter permease subunit: MAFTDPFIRRPVLASVVSLLILLLGLQAWSKLQIRQYPQMENALITVTTAYPGANAETIQGYITQPLQQSLASADGIDYMTSVSRQNFSIISVYARIGADSDRLFTQLLAKANEVRNKLPQDAEDPVLSKEAADASALMYLSFYSQQMSNPQITDYLSRVIQPKLATLPGMAEAEILGNQVFAMRIWIDPVKLAGFGLSAVDVTNAVRRYNFLAAAGEVKGEYVVTSINATTELKSAEAFAALPVKTAGDTRVLLGDVARVEMGAENYDTVSSFDGTPSVYIGIKATPAANPLEVIKEVRRLMPQLEEELPSNLKVSIAYDATLFIQASIDEVIKTLGEAVLIVIVVVFLFLGALRSVLIPVVTIPLSMIGVLFFMQMMGYSLNLLTLLAMVLAIGLVVDDAIVVVENIHRHIEEGKTPRQAALEGAREIAVPVVSMTITLAAVYAPIGFLTGLTGALFKEFALTLAGAVVISGVVALTLSPMMCALLLRHEQNPSGLAHRLDLIFDGLKLRYQRLLHGTLDSRPVVLVFAVLILCLIPVLLMFTRNELAPDEDQGVIFMMSSSPQTANLDYLNAYTDQFTPLFKRFPEYYSSFQINGFNGVQSGIGGFLLKPWNERERTQMQLLPLVQAQLEQIGGLQIFGFNLPSLPGTGEGLPFQFVINTAGDYPALLDVAQRVKERAQASGKFAFLDIDLAFDKPEVVVDIDRAKAAQMGVSMDTLGGTLATLLGEGEINRFTLEGRSYKVIAQVERPYRANPGWLNNYYVKNEQGQLLPLSTLITLSDRARPRQLNQFQQLNSAIIQGVPMVSMGEALETVRAIAREEAPEGFSVDYAGTARQFVQEGSALWVTFGLALAIIFLVLAAQFESFRDPLVILVTVPLSICGALLPLFLGVSSMNIYTQVGLVTLIGLITKHGILIVEFANQLREEKGLGVREAIEEAAAIRLRPVLMTTAAMVFGMVPLILATGAGAVSRFDIGTVIATGMSIGTLFTLFVLPCIYTVLAHKGAGWG; the protein is encoded by the coding sequence ATGGCGTTCACCGACCCGTTCATCCGTCGCCCGGTGCTGGCCAGCGTGGTCAGCCTGCTGATCCTGCTGCTGGGGCTGCAAGCCTGGAGCAAGCTGCAGATCCGCCAGTACCCACAAATGGAGAACGCCCTGATCACGGTGACCACCGCCTACCCCGGGGCCAACGCCGAGACCATCCAGGGCTATATCACCCAACCCCTGCAACAGAGCCTGGCCAGCGCCGACGGCATCGACTACATGACATCGGTGAGCCGGCAGAACTTCTCGATTATCTCGGTCTACGCGCGCATCGGCGCCGACAGCGACCGCCTGTTCACCCAGTTGCTGGCCAAGGCCAACGAGGTGCGCAACAAGCTGCCCCAGGACGCCGAAGACCCGGTACTGAGCAAGGAAGCGGCCGACGCCTCGGCGCTGATGTACCTGAGTTTCTACAGCCAGCAGATGAGCAACCCGCAGATCACCGACTACCTGTCGCGGGTGATCCAGCCCAAGCTGGCCACCTTGCCCGGCATGGCCGAGGCCGAGATCCTCGGCAACCAGGTGTTCGCCATGCGCATCTGGATCGACCCGGTGAAGCTGGCCGGCTTCGGCCTGTCGGCGGTGGATGTGACCAATGCCGTGCGCCGCTACAACTTCCTCGCCGCCGCCGGCGAGGTGAAGGGCGAGTACGTGGTCACCAGCATCAACGCCACCACCGAGCTGAAGTCCGCCGAGGCCTTCGCCGCCCTGCCGGTCAAGACCGCTGGCGACACCCGGGTGCTGCTCGGCGATGTGGCACGGGTGGAGATGGGCGCGGAGAACTACGACACGGTCAGCTCCTTCGACGGCACGCCGTCGGTGTACATCGGCATCAAGGCCACCCCGGCGGCCAACCCGCTGGAGGTGATCAAGGAAGTGCGCCGGCTCATGCCACAGCTGGAGGAGGAGTTGCCGTCCAACCTCAAGGTGTCGATCGCCTACGACGCCACGCTGTTCATCCAGGCCTCCATCGACGAGGTGATCAAGACCCTCGGCGAGGCGGTGCTGATCGTCATCGTCGTGGTGTTCCTGTTCCTCGGCGCACTGCGCTCGGTGCTGATCCCGGTGGTGACCATCCCGCTGTCGATGATCGGCGTGCTGTTCTTCATGCAGATGATGGGCTACTCGCTGAACCTGCTGACGCTGCTGGCCATGGTCCTGGCCATCGGCCTGGTGGTGGACGACGCCATTGTCGTGGTGGAGAACATCCACCGTCATATCGAGGAAGGCAAGACGCCGCGCCAGGCCGCCCTGGAAGGCGCCCGCGAGATCGCCGTGCCGGTGGTGTCGATGACCATCACCCTGGCGGCGGTGTACGCGCCAATCGGCTTTCTCACCGGGCTGACCGGCGCGCTGTTCAAGGAGTTCGCCCTGACCCTGGCCGGCGCGGTGGTGATCTCCGGCGTGGTGGCGCTGACCTTGTCGCCGATGATGTGCGCCCTGTTGCTACGCCACGAACAGAACCCCAGCGGCCTGGCCCACCGCCTGGACCTGATCTTCGATGGCCTGAAGCTGCGCTACCAACGCCTGCTGCACGGCACCCTGGACAGCCGCCCGGTGGTGCTGGTGTTCGCCGTGCTGATCCTGTGCCTGATCCCGGTGCTGCTGATGTTCACCCGCAACGAGCTGGCCCCGGACGAGGACCAGGGGGTGATCTTCATGATGAGCAGCTCGCCGCAGACCGCCAACCTGGACTACCTCAACGCCTACACTGACCAGTTCACCCCGCTGTTCAAGCGCTTCCCCGAGTACTACTCGTCGTTCCAGATCAACGGTTTCAATGGTGTGCAAAGCGGTATCGGCGGCTTTCTGCTCAAGCCGTGGAACGAGCGCGAGCGTACGCAGATGCAGCTGCTGCCGCTGGTGCAGGCGCAGCTTGAGCAGATCGGCGGCCTGCAGATCTTTGGTTTCAACCTGCCGTCGCTGCCCGGCACTGGCGAGGGCTTGCCGTTCCAGTTCGTGATCAACACCGCCGGCGATTATCCGGCCCTGCTGGATGTGGCCCAACGGGTCAAGGAACGTGCCCAGGCCTCGGGCAAGTTCGCCTTCCTCGATATCGACCTGGCCTTCGACAAGCCCGAGGTGGTGGTCGACATCGACCGGGCCAAGGCCGCGCAGATGGGCGTGTCGATGGACACCCTGGGCGGTACCCTGGCGACGCTGCTGGGCGAGGGCGAGATCAACCGTTTCACCCTCGAGGGCCGCAGCTACAAGGTGATTGCCCAGGTGGAGCGGCCCTACCGCGCCAACCCTGGCTGGCTGAACAACTACTACGTGAAGAACGAGCAAGGCCAGTTGTTGCCGCTGTCGACCCTGATCACCCTCAGCGACCGCGCCCGGCCGCGTCAGCTCAACCAGTTCCAGCAGCTCAACTCGGCGATTATCCAGGGGGTGCCGATGGTGAGCATGGGCGAGGCGCTGGAGACGGTGCGCGCCATCGCCCGCGAGGAAGCGCCCGAGGGCTTCTCGGTGGACTATGCCGGGACGGCGCGGCAGTTCGTCCAGGAGGGTAGCGCGCTATGGGTGACCTTTGGTCTGGCGCTGGCGATCATCTTCCTGGTGCTGGCGGCGCAGTTCGAGAGTTTCCGTGATCCGCTGGTGATTCTGGTGACGGTGCCGTTGTCCATCTGCGGGGCGCTGCTGCCGTTGTTCCTGGGGGTGTCGAGCATGAACATCTATACCCAGGTGGGGTTGGTGACCTTGATCGGGCTGATTACCAAGCACGGGATTCTCATTGTCGAATTTGCCAATCAGTTGCGCGAGGAGAAGGGGCTTGGGGTGCGCGAGGCGATCGAGGAGGCGGCGGCGATTCGCCTGCGGCCGGTGCTGATGACCACGGCAGCCATGGTGTTTGGCATGGTGCCGCTGATTCTGGCGACGGGGGCGGGGGCGGTGAGTCGGTTCGATATCGGGACGGTGATTGCTACCGGGATGTCGATTGGGACGCTGTTTACGTTGTTTGTGTTGCCCTGCATTTATACGGTTTTGGCGCATAAGGGGGCGGGGTGGGGGTGA
- a CDS encoding efflux RND transporter periplasmic adaptor subunit has product MLRRRMLIMLAVVLLIVLILGGIKAFSIYQQVQMFSQPKPPVSVAAAQAELRQWQERLPAVGSLKAYQGVELSLEVAGTVRSLHFQSGQQVKAGQLLLQLDSDQETALLGTAQADLGLAKVDFGRGSQLVGDSAISRGEFDRLTAQYRRNQAVVDQLKASLAKKSISAPFSGTIGIRQVDVGAYLASGTVIATLQDLSSLYVDFNVPEQALPHLNLGQRVLAQVAAYPGQTFPASLSAINPKVDENTRNLLVRATLANPDGKLLPGMFASLQLLLPDPQPQVVVPENAITYTLYGNSVYRISQKRNEDGQVQHDAEGQPSLIAEQRTVQTGERREGWVVILKGLQAGDQVVTAGQLKLSPGAAIRISADQALKPAAPGAN; this is encoded by the coding sequence ATGTTGCGCCGCCGCATGCTGATCATGTTGGCCGTCGTCCTGCTGATCGTGTTGATCCTGGGAGGCATCAAGGCCTTTTCCATCTACCAGCAGGTGCAGATGTTTTCCCAGCCCAAGCCGCCGGTCAGTGTCGCCGCGGCCCAGGCCGAGCTGCGCCAATGGCAGGAGCGCCTGCCGGCGGTCGGCAGCCTCAAGGCCTACCAGGGCGTCGAGCTGAGCCTGGAAGTGGCCGGCACGGTCAGGTCGCTGCATTTCCAATCTGGCCAGCAGGTCAAGGCCGGGCAACTGCTGCTGCAACTGGACAGCGACCAGGAAACCGCCCTGCTCGGCACCGCCCAGGCCGACCTGGGCCTGGCCAAGGTCGACTTCGGCCGCGGCAGCCAACTGGTCGGCGACTCGGCCATCTCCCGCGGTGAGTTCGACCGCCTCACCGCCCAGTACCGGCGCAACCAGGCGGTGGTCGACCAGCTCAAGGCCTCGCTGGCGAAAAAGAGCATCAGTGCCCCGTTCAGCGGCACCATCGGCATCCGCCAGGTGGATGTCGGCGCCTACCTGGCCAGCGGCACGGTGATCGCCACCCTGCAGGACCTGTCCAGCCTCTACGTCGACTTCAACGTGCCCGAGCAGGCCCTGCCCCACTTGAACCTGGGCCAGCGGGTGCTGGCCCAGGTGGCCGCCTACCCCGGGCAGACCTTCCCCGCCAGCCTCAGCGCGATCAACCCCAAGGTCGACGAGAACACCCGCAACCTGCTGGTCCGCGCCACCCTGGCCAACCCCGACGGCAAATTGCTGCCGGGCATGTTCGCCAGCCTCCAACTGCTGCTGCCCGACCCGCAACCGCAGGTGGTGGTGCCCGAGAACGCCATCACCTATACCCTGTACGGCAACTCGGTGTACCGGATCAGCCAGAAGCGCAACGAGGACGGCCAGGTGCAGCACGATGCCGAGGGCCAGCCCAGCCTGATCGCCGAGCAACGCACCGTGCAGACCGGCGAGCGCCGCGAGGGCTGGGTGGTGATACTCAAGGGCTTGCAGGCCGGCGATCAGGTGGTGACCGCCGGCCAGCTCAAGCTCAGCCCGGGCGCGGCGATCCGCATCAGCGCCGACCAGGCCCTCAAGCCCGCTGCGCCGGGCGCGAACTGA
- a CDS encoding imelysin family protein gives MFRPKLLFTSLAALALGACSPQDPQAVTSAAIAKQVILPTYSRWVEADRLLAASALAYCEGKENLEKARADFLNAQKAWAELQPLLIGPLAEGNRAWQVQFWPDKKNLVGRQVEQLVAADKPVDAESLGKASVVVRGLSAYEYILFDSKPDIATAEQKARYCPLLVAIGEHQKALAEEILKGWNSTDGMLSQMTKFPNQRYADSHEAIADLLRAQVTALDTLKKKLGAPMGRLSKGIAQPLQAEAWRSHASIKSLEASLKAAQTVWVGVDNQGLRGLLGKDQAPLAQKIDDAYANALKLLGDNQKTLGELLADDAGKQTLNQIYDALNVVHRLHEGELAKALNIQLGFNANDGD, from the coding sequence TGACCTCGGCCGCCATCGCCAAGCAGGTGATCCTGCCGACCTACAGCCGCTGGGTCGAAGCCGACCGCCTGTTGGCCGCCAGCGCCCTGGCCTACTGCGAAGGCAAGGAGAACCTGGAAAAAGCCCGCGCCGACTTCCTCAACGCACAAAAGGCCTGGGCCGAACTGCAACCGCTGCTGATCGGCCCGCTGGCCGAGGGCAACCGCGCCTGGCAGGTGCAGTTCTGGCCAGACAAGAAGAACCTGGTGGGCCGCCAGGTCGAGCAACTGGTCGCCGCGGACAAACCGGTGGACGCCGAGTCGCTGGGCAAGGCCAGCGTCGTGGTGCGCGGTTTGTCGGCTTACGAATACATCCTGTTCGACAGCAAGCCAGACATCGCCACGGCCGAGCAGAAGGCCCGCTACTGCCCGCTGCTGGTGGCCATCGGCGAACACCAGAAGGCCCTGGCCGAAGAAATCCTCAAGGGTTGGAACAGCACCGACGGCATGCTTTCGCAGATGACCAAGTTCCCCAACCAGCGCTATGCCGACTCCCACGAGGCCATCGCCGACCTGCTGCGCGCCCAGGTCACCGCCCTGGACACCCTGAAGAAGAAGCTCGGCGCCCCGATGGGCCGCCTGAGCAAGGGCATCGCGCAGCCGCTGCAGGCCGAAGCCTGGCGCAGCCACGCCTCGATCAAGAGCCTGGAAGCCTCGCTCAAGGCCGCCCAGACCGTGTGGGTCGGGGTCGACAACCAGGGCCTGCGCGGCCTGCTGGGCAAGGACCAGGCGCCACTGGCGCAGAAGATCGACGACGCCTACGCCAATGCCCTCAAGCTGCTGGGCGACAACCAGAAGACCCTGGGCGAACTGCTGGCCGACGACGCCGGCAAGCAAACCCTCAACCAGATCTACGATGCCCTCAACGTCGTCCACCGCCTGCACGAAGGCGAGCTGGCCAAGGCGCTGAACATCCAACTGGGCTTCAACGCCAACGACGGTGACTGA
- a CDS encoding DUF1513 domain-containing protein: MLRRQALKLGSVLLSALTLGGWSLFRNKGSEPLLLSARDDGDGRHYAVGFRLDGTQVFSTQVAQRCHAIINHPALPIALFVARRPGTESYLVDLRDGRLLQTVTSQPHRHFYGHAVIHQDGEWLYATENDTRDPGRGVLGVYRFEGERLVHSGEIPTHGIGPHEVAWLPDGETLVVANGGIRTEAESRVEMNLDAMQPSLVLMQRDGTLLSKETLAQQMNSVRHLAVGSDGTIAACQQFMGGAHETAELLAIKRPGEPFKAFPVPERQLQAMAQYTASVAIHSDLRLVALTAPRANRLFIWDLDSGAVKLDAPMPDCAGVGAVKDGFVVTSGQGRCRFYDCRQAELIGQPMNLPSGFWDNHLHLV; this comes from the coding sequence ATGCTGCGACGCCAGGCCCTGAAACTCGGTAGCGTATTGCTCAGCGCCCTGACCCTGGGCGGCTGGAGCCTGTTTCGCAACAAAGGCAGCGAACCCTTGCTGCTCTCGGCGCGCGACGACGGCGACGGCAGGCATTATGCCGTCGGGTTCCGCCTGGACGGCACCCAGGTGTTCAGCACCCAGGTGGCCCAGCGTTGCCACGCGATCATCAACCACCCTGCGCTGCCCATCGCCCTGTTCGTCGCCCGTCGGCCCGGTACCGAGAGCTACCTGGTCGACCTGCGTGACGGGCGCCTGCTGCAGACCGTCACCTCGCAACCACACCGGCATTTTTATGGCCATGCGGTGATCCACCAGGACGGCGAGTGGCTGTATGCCACCGAGAACGACACCCGCGACCCTGGGCGCGGTGTGCTCGGTGTCTACCGCTTCGAAGGCGAACGCCTGGTGCACAGCGGCGAGATCCCGACCCACGGCATCGGCCCCCACGAAGTAGCCTGGCTGCCGGACGGCGAGACCTTGGTGGTGGCCAACGGCGGTATCCGCACCGAGGCCGAGAGCCGGGTCGAGATGAACCTCGATGCCATGCAGCCGAGCCTGGTGCTGATGCAGCGCGATGGCACCCTGCTGAGCAAGGAGACCCTGGCCCAGCAGATGAACAGCGTGCGTCACCTGGCGGTGGGCAGCGACGGCACCATCGCCGCCTGCCAGCAGTTCATGGGGGGCGCGCACGAGACCGCCGAGCTGTTGGCGATCAAGCGCCCGGGCGAGCCGTTCAAGGCCTTCCCGGTGCCTGAGCGGCAATTGCAGGCGATGGCCCAGTACACCGCCAGCGTGGCGATCCACAGCGACCTGCGCCTGGTGGCGCTGACCGCCCCGCGAGCCAACCGCCTGTTCATCTGGGACCTGGACAGCGGTGCGGTCAAGCTCGACGCGCCGATGCCCGACTGCGCCGGGGTCGGGGCGGTGAAGGATGGCTTTGTGGTCACCTCCGGGCAAGGCCGCTGCCGTTTCTACGATTGCCGCCAGGCTGAGTTGATCGGCCAGCCGATGAACCTGCCGTCCGGGTTCTGGGACAACCACCTGCACCTGGTCTGA